In the genome of Oscarella lobularis chromosome 1, ooOscLobu1.1, whole genome shotgun sequence, one region contains:
- the LOC136199677 gene encoding DBH-like monooxygenase protein 1 yields the protein MRPSFVTLAVCTICALATGAILPNDFLINKYTFHVSLDENENYWLFWSVDNEAGEISFGVQVNTPGWIGFGLSPDGRMPNSDIMTGWVNSKGKGFIQDRYSSGKFLPSDAESQDVELIAASEADQVTTLEFKRKLKACEANDRSIDIGTSRIIWSYNPNDPEDDSPSALLQHTVTGRRSVNLLDTIGGAQVPLPDDVQELIVGVRNVHLPTSETTYWCRNFTMPVIPSGAHIVGYAPMVTPGNEGVVHHIVIYRCFNGTVFSTGYEGNCYGNMLDEHFRCRGTAPVVAWGIGGSEIRYPADVGYPFSGDSGLQSVIFEVHYDNPQQKSNIYDSSGIKLYYTTSLRKKEATSMQFAHQVSSSLILPKGGKNIVTTNLCPAECTQKGIPESGINVFGVFLHAHTAAIAVKLRHIRNGKELPNIGRNDHYDFDYQDTVFPLEPIKIFPGDILQTICHYNTENRTKVTIGGEGTRDEMCFAFLLVYPAPKLFSCYSQVPKRELNEFIAKAYTKGWASPYTGDTMPQLINGLNKLDLSIPSAAGEAYDALWNTTKRRAFCMGHDSDIIARGEYSLPSYVPLAPDPPPVCSTEAKTVLSVFSIVMCVVVLVVF from the exons ATGAGACCCTCCTTTGTCACACTTGCGGTTTGCACTATCTGCGCCCTTGCTACGGGAGCGATACTGCCTAACGACTTTCTAATCAACAAATACACATTCCACGTGAGCTtggacgagaacgaaaacTACTGGCTCTTTTGGAGCGTCGATAACGAAGCGGGAGAAATATCGTTTGGAGTGCAAGTCAACACGCCCGGCTGGATTGGATTTGGGCTATCACCTGATGGTCGAATGCCCAACTCGGACATCATGACGGGATGGGTGAACTCCAAGGGAAAGGGATTTATTCAG GATCGCTATTCATCGGGAAAGTTTCTTCCGTCCGACGCCGAAAGTCAGGACGTCGAATTGATAGCGGCGTCTGAAGCCGATCAAGTGACAACGCTCGAATTCAAACGAAAATTGAAAGCGTGCGAAGCAAACGACCGATCCATTGAC ATAGGCACGTCTCGCATCATCTGGTCCTACAATCCCAACGACCCAGAAGACGATTCGCCGAGCGCCTTGCTGCAGCACACGGTGACGGGAAGACGAAGCGTGAATTTGCTTGACACAATCGGCGGCGCCCAAGTCCCCTTGCCTGACGACGTACAGGAACTCATTGTCGGCGTCAGAAAC GTGCATCTGCCCACGAGTGAGACGACGTATTGGTGTCGCAATTTTACCATGCCCGTAATTCCGAGCGGTGCTCACATTGTTGGG TATGCTCCCATGGTGACGCCGGGGAACGAAGGAGTCGTTCATCACATCGTCATTTATCGGTGCTTCAATGGGACCGTCTTTTCTACGGGTTACGAGGGCAATTGCTATGGAAACATGCTTGATGAACACTTCCGATGCAGAGGAACGGCTCCTGTCGTTGCGTGGGGAATTGGCGGAAGt GAAATCCGATATCCGGCGGACGTTGGATATCCGTTCAGCGGAGACAGTGGCTTGCAGTCCGTCATCTTCGAAGTGCACTACGATAATCCGCAGCAAAAATCGA ATATATACGACAGTTCCGGAATCAAGTTGTACTACACGACCTCGTTGCGCAAGAAAGAAGCGACGTCCATGCAATTCGCTCACCaggtctcgtcgtcgcttatTTTGCCAAAGGGCGGAAAGAACATCGTCACGACAAATCTGTGTCCAGCAGAGTGCACGCAAAAA GGAATTCCAGAGAGTGGAATCAACGTGTTTGGCGTCTTTCTGCACGCTCACACGGCTG CAATTGCAGTAAAACTTCGACACATACGCAATGGAAAAGAACTTCCTAATATAGGCAGAAATGATCACTATGACTTTGACTATCAG GACACCGTTTTTCCGCTTGAACCTATCAAAATCTTTCCC GGAGATATTCTACAGACGATTTGTCATTACAATACCGAGAATCGCACCAAAGTCACTATT GGTGGCGAGGGAACGAGAGATGAGATGTGTTTTGCCTTTCTGCTTGTGTATCCGGCTCCAAAATTGTTCTCGTGCTACAGTCAAGTGCCAAAAAGAGAGCTGAACGAGTTTATAGCCAAAGCCTATAC CAAGGGATGGGCTTCTCCCTATACTGGCGATACTATGCCTCAGCTTATCAACGGTCTGAACAAGCTTGATTTATCGATTCCTTCCGCTGCCGGTGAGGCGTATGACGCACTTTGGAATACGACAAAAAGACGAGCATTTTGCATGGGACATGACAGTGATATTATAGCG AGAGGCGAATACTCCTTGCCTTCGTATGTGCCACTCGCCCCAGACCCACCACCCGTGTGTTCAACGGAAGCAAAGACTGTTCTGTCTGTGTTTTCAATTGTGATGTGCGTCGTTgtgctcgtcgtcttttaG
- the LOC136199680 gene encoding uncharacterized protein isoform X1: MTAVMTKSPWKAEPFVEQFPNIVEKLSLLIDGGAVLDRLFSARIITNDQCIHIRRMVEQKSSSAAARYLLQEILMKGEPSSYETFCEAIRSTDGGQDLHDILVPESAYETGALDTQDYLRESFHPERNEGLLSKSDGALYSLLPEALSQRHDAKVLEVFIVLFLYVSSADTWKLTAHCYHEEKMMKREKKKKKKKTNCICSDYCQFPLTNGSNQNDTFTIQLADHQTKHWTLNDKIVFDRNRLINRSSSIRVVKAKQSPPAEFLQFNAEYKHDGTVCHTETFPFFISSQQSVNTSFVFPPAPERELLPQPRQGEQANTTEEQQEGKENGVQRASESEWIWWAKAAAVAGVVVVSAIAAKAIWWTKFRRK, from the exons ATGACCGCAGTAatgacgaaatcgccgtgGAAAGCCGAACCATTCGTCGAACAGTTTCCTAATATTGTTGAAAAGCTTTCTCTACTGATTGACGGCGGAGCTGTTCTGGATCGACTCTTTTCAGCCCGCATCATAACAAATGACCAGTGCATCCATATACGACGAATGGTCGAACAAAAATCCTCCTCTGCGGCAGCCAGATACCTACTGCAAGAAATTCTTATGAAAGGAGAACCCAGCAGCTACGAGACGTTCTGCGAAGCAATACGATCAACGGACGGCGGTCAAGATCTTCACGATATTTTAGTTCCTGAAAGTGCTTATGAGACCGGCGCATTGGACACCCAGGACTATCTTCGAGAATCCTTTCATccagaaagaaatgaaggGCTTCTTTCCAAAAGTGATGGTGCACTATACTCATTACTCCCCGAAGCACTTAGCCAACGACATGACGCAAAAG TCTTGGAGGTTTtcattgttttatttttgtatGTGAGTTCTGCGGACACTTGGAAATTGACTGCACATTGTTATcatgaagagaaaatgatgaaaagagaaaagaaaaagaaaaagaagaagacgaactgCATTTGCAGTGACTATTGTCAATTTCCTCTGACAAATGGATCAAACCAAAACGATACATTTACAATCCAATTGGCTGATCATCAGACGAAACATTGGACTCTAAATGataaaattgtctttgatAGGAATCGTCTCATTaatcgttcttcttccaTACGCGTGGTTAAAGCAAAGCAGAGTCCGCCTGCAGAGTTCCTCCAATTCAATGCTGAATATAAGCATG ATGGCACAGTTTGTCACACAGAAAcatttcctttctttatATCATCACAGCAGTCTGTCAACACATCCTTTGTCTTCCCCCCGGCGCCAGAACGTGAATTGTTGCCTCAACCAAGACAGGGGGAACAAGCAAATACAACAGAAGAACAGCAAGAGGGGAAAGAGAATGGAGTTCAACGCGCCAGTGAAAGCGAATGGATATGGTGGGCAAAAGCGGCAGCAGTAGCAGGAGTAGTAGTAGTAAGTGCTATTGCAGCTAAAGCAATATGGTGGACGAAGTTTCGAAGAAAGTAA
- the LOC136199676 gene encoding DBH-like monooxygenase protein 1, with protein MRSSFVTLAVGTICALATGAILPNDFLINKYTFHVSLDENENYWLFWSVDNEAGEISFGVQVNTPGWIGFGLSPDGRMPNSDIVTGWVNSKGKGFIQDRYSSGKFLPSDAESQDVELIAASEADQVTTLEFKRKLKACEANDRSIDIGTSRIIWSYNPNDPENDSPNALLQHTVTGRRSVNLLDTMGGAQVPLPDDVQEFTVGVGNVHLPANDTTYWCRNLTLPVIPSGAHIVGYAPMVTPGNEGVVHHIVIYRCFNGTVFSTGYDGSCHGNMPDEHFRCRASAPILAWGIGGNKILYPADVGYLFSGDSGLQSVIFEVHYDNPQQKANIYDSSGIKLYYTTTLRKKEATTVMLTHDVSSSSTLILPKGGKNIVTTNLCPAECTQKGIPESGINVFGVFLHAHTAAIAMKLQHIRNGKELPNIGRNDHYDFNYQDTVFPLEPVKIFPGDTLQTICHYNTENRTKVTVGGLGTRDEMCVSFLLVYPAPKLLSCFSQVPKRELNEFITKAYDKGWASPYTGDTMPQLINGLNKLDLSIPSAAGEAYDAFWNTTKREAFCMGYNSDVIAGGELSLPSYVPLAPDPAPVCSAEAKTVLSVFSIVMCVAVLVVF; from the exons ATGAGATCTTCCTTTGTCACACTTGCTGTTGGCACGATCTGCGCCCTTGCTACGGGAGCGATACTGCCTAACGACTTTCTAATCAACAAATACACATTCCACGTGAGCTtggacgagaacgaaaacTACTGGCTCTTTTGGAGCGTCGATAACGAAGCGGGAGAAATATCGTTTGGAGTGCAAGTCAACACGCCCGGCTGGATTGGATTTGGGCTATCACCTGACGGTCGAATGCCCAACTCGGACATCGTCACGGGATGGGTGAACTCCAAGGGAAAGGGATTTATTCAG GATCGCTATTCATCGGGAAAGTTTCTTCCGTCCGACGCCGAAAGTCAGGACGTCGAATTGATAGCGGCGTCTGAAGCCGATCAAgtgacgacgctcgaatTCAAACGAAAATTGAAAGCGTGCGAAGCAAACGACCGATCCATTGAC ATAGGCACGTCTCGCATCATCTGGTCCTACAATCCCAACGACCCAGAAAATGATTCGCCGAACGCCTTGCTGCAGCACACGGTGACGGGAAGACGAAGCGTGAATTTGCTCGACACAATGGGCGGCGCCCAAGTCCCCTTGCCTGACGACGTACAAGAATTCACTGTCGGCGTCGGAAAC GTGCATCTGCCCGCGAACGATACAACGTATTGGTGTCGCAATTTGACCCTGCCCGTAATTCCGAGCGGTGCTCACATTGTTGGG TATGCTCCCATGGTGACGCCGGGGAACGAAGGAGTCGTTCATCACATCGTCATTTATCGGTGCTTCAATGGGACCGTCTTTTCTACGGGTTACGATGGCAGTTGCCATGGAAACATGCCTGATGAACACTTTCGATGCAGAGCATCGGCTCCCATCCTTGCGTGGGGAATTGGTGGAAAT AAAATCCTATATCCGGCGGACGTTGGATATTTGTTCAGCGGAGACAGTGGCTTGCAATCCGTCATCTTCGAAGTGCACTATGATAATCCGCAACAAAAAGCGA ATATATACGACAGTTCCGGAATCAAGTTGTACTACACGACCACGTTGCGCaagaaagaagcgacgaCCGTGATGCTCACTcacgacgtctcgtcgtcgtcgactcttATTTTGCCAAAGGGCGGAAAGAACATCGTCACGACAAATCTGTGTCCAGCAGAGTGCACGCAAAAA GGAATTCCAGAGAGTGGAATCAACGTGTTTGGCGTCTTTCTGCACGCTCACACAGCTG CAATTGCAATGAAACTTCAACACATACGCAATGGCAAAGAACTTCCTAACATAGGCAGAAATGATCACTATGACTTTAACTATCAG GACACCGTTTTTCCGCTTGAACCTGTCAAAATCTTTCCC GGAGATACTCTACAGACGATTTGTCATTACAATACCGAGAATCGCACCAAAGTCACTGTT GGTGGCTTGGGAACGAGAGATGAGATGTGTGTTTCCTTTCTGCTCGTGTATCCGGCTCCAAAATTGTTGTCGTGCTTCAGTCAAGTGCCAAAAAGAGAGCTGAACGAGTTTATAACCAAAGCCTATGA CAAGGGATGGGCTTCTCCCTATACTGGCGATACTATGCCTCAGCTTATCAACGGTCTGAATAAGCTCGATTTATCGATTCCTTCCGCTGCCGGTGAGGCGTATGACGCATTTTGGAATACGACAAAAAGAGAAGCGTTTTGCATGGGATATAACAGCGATGTTATAGCG GGAGGCGAACTCTCCTTGCCTTCGTATGTGCCGCTTGCCCCAGACCCAGCACCCGTGTGTTCTGCGGAAGCGAAGACTGTTCTGTCTGTGTTTTCGATTGTGATGTGCGTCGCTGTGCTTGTCGTCTTTTAG
- the LOC136199680 gene encoding uncharacterized protein isoform X2: MTAVMTKSPWKAEPFVEQFPNIVEKLSLLIDGGAVLDRLFSARIITNDQCIHIRRMVEQKSSSAAARYLLQEILMKGEPSSYETFCEAIRSTDGGQDLHDILVPESAYETGALDTQDYLRESFHPERNEGLLSKSDGALYSLLPEALSQRHDAKVLEVFIVLFLYVSSADTWKLTAHCYHEEKMMKREKKKKKKKTNCICSDYCQFPLTNGSNQNDTFTIQLADHQTKHWTLNDKIVFDRNRLINRSSSIRVVKAKQSPPAEFLQFNAEYKHDGTVCHTETFPFFISSQQSVNTSFVFPPAPERELLPQPRQGEQANTTEEQQEGKENGVQRASESEWIC, translated from the exons ATGACCGCAGTAatgacgaaatcgccgtgGAAAGCCGAACCATTCGTCGAACAGTTTCCTAATATTGTTGAAAAGCTTTCTCTACTGATTGACGGCGGAGCTGTTCTGGATCGACTCTTTTCAGCCCGCATCATAACAAATGACCAGTGCATCCATATACGACGAATGGTCGAACAAAAATCCTCCTCTGCGGCAGCCAGATACCTACTGCAAGAAATTCTTATGAAAGGAGAACCCAGCAGCTACGAGACGTTCTGCGAAGCAATACGATCAACGGACGGCGGTCAAGATCTTCACGATATTTTAGTTCCTGAAAGTGCTTATGAGACCGGCGCATTGGACACCCAGGACTATCTTCGAGAATCCTTTCATccagaaagaaatgaaggGCTTCTTTCCAAAAGTGATGGTGCACTATACTCATTACTCCCCGAAGCACTTAGCCAACGACATGACGCAAAAG TCTTGGAGGTTTtcattgttttatttttgtatGTGAGTTCTGCGGACACTTGGAAATTGACTGCACATTGTTATcatgaagagaaaatgatgaaaagagaaaagaaaaagaaaaagaagaagacgaactgCATTTGCAGTGACTATTGTCAATTTCCTCTGACAAATGGATCAAACCAAAACGATACATTTACAATCCAATTGGCTGATCATCAGACGAAACATTGGACTCTAAATGataaaattgtctttgatAGGAATCGTCTCATTaatcgttcttcttccaTACGCGTGGTTAAAGCAAAGCAGAGTCCGCCTGCAGAGTTCCTCCAATTCAATGCTGAATATAAGCATG ATGGCACAGTTTGTCACACAGAAAcatttcctttctttatATCATCACAGCAGTCTGTCAACACATCCTTTGTCTTCCCCCCGGCGCCAGAACGTGAATTGTTGCCTCAACCAAGACAGGGGGAACAAGCAAATACAACAGAAGAACAGCAAGAGGGGAAAGAGAATGGAGTTCAACGCGCCAGTGAAAGCGAATGGATATG CTAA
- the LOC136199679 gene encoding prostatic acid phosphatase-like: MRVLLLLCLSVAISARQLQLASLVFRHGDRSPVGTFPNDPHQVGDWPQGWGQLTQMGMLQHYDLAQELLIKRYMTKGTETFLLNSTYERNEIHVRSTDVDRTLMSAECQMAALYKPTGRQVFLENLDWQPVPIHTVPVAEDKLLRGYTVDCPRYKELREEGKKDADYLEVMAQNKDLFARVKKNTGIDYDLNPDNAYQISDPLFCEKQHNLTWDDWVTEEDFAALTKVNGFGIYKMFAGNEIHRITAGPFLGEVLDHMEKKQKHCELEATKMFVYSAHDTTVAGFLNALGLYGPNTPQPPYASIMMIELYLQDDGSYAVEVYYHMGPEADSPAEFMALPGCPSPCTLEKFKAFVTPLIPENFDEECQLSSSKPGKSKAGMIAGLSLFAAALVVALVVLAVWCRRSGRDKRGFHPTRGKPFMNDCSGSDTD, translated from the exons ATGCgtgttcttctccttctctgcCTCTCTGTCGCGATATCGGCTAGGCAACTTCAACTAGCTAGCTTG GTGTTTCGACACGGCGATCGATCTCCGGTCGGAACCTTCCCCAATGACCCGCACCAGGTCGGCGATTGGCCTCAAGGCTGGGGACAACTAACGCAG ATGGGAATGTTACAACATTACGATCTCGCCCAAGAGCTCCTCATAAAACGATACATGACGAAAGGAACGGAGACATTTCTTCTCAACTCGACGTACGAACGAAACGAG ATCCACGTGCGTAGCACGGATGTGGATAGGACATTGATGAGTGCAGAGTGTCAGATGGCGGCTCTGTATAAACCAACTGGACGTCAG gtCTTTTTGGAAAATTTGGATTGGCAACCGGTTCCAATTCACACGGTTCCTGTGGCAGAAGACAAG CTATTGCGTGGCTATACGGTTGACTGTCCTCGTTACAAAGAGCTTCGAGAAGAAGGCAAGAAGGATGCCGACTATCTCGAAGTGATGGCACAGAACAAG GATCTTTTTGCTCGCGTGAAGAAAAACACGGGAATTGATTACGATTTGAATCCTGATAATGCCTATCAAATATCAGATCCTCTGTTTTGTGAA AAGCAGCATAATTTGACGTGGGACGATTGGGTTACGGAAGAGGATTTTGCTGCTCTCACAAAGGTCAACGGCTTTGGAATATATAAGATGTTCGCCGGGAATGAAATTCACCGAATCACTGCAG GTCCGTTTCTTGGCGAGGTGCTTGATCACAtggagaagaaacaaaagcatTGTGAACTAGAAGCAACGAAAATGTTTGTGTATTCAGCT CATGATACGACTGTAGCTGGTTTTCTGAATGCGTTGGGTTTGTATGGCCCGAACACTCCACAGCCTCCCTATGCTTCAATCATGATGATTGAACTCTATCTCCAAGATGACGG GTCTTATGCTGTTGAAGTTTACTATCACATGGGTCCAGAGGCGGATAGTCCCGCTGAATTTATGGCTCTTCCAGGATGCCCATCACCTTGCACccttgaaaaattcaaagc ATTTGTTACGCCTCTTATCCCAGAGAATTTTGATGAAGAGTGTCAGCTGTCGTCGTCCAAGCCTGGAAAAAGCAAAGCAGGTATGATTGCTGGGCTGTCTCTTTTCGCTGCTGCGTTGGTCGTTGCGTTGGTTGTATTGGCTGTTTGGTGTCGCCGAAGTGGGCGAGACAAACGCGGTTTTCATCCTACTCGCGGTAAACCTTTTATGAATGACTGCAGCGGTTCAGACACCGACTAA
- the LOC136198959 gene encoding lysosomal acid phosphatase-like: protein RLSVQVFRHGDRSPVGTFPNDSHQVGDWPQGWGQLTQERRHFFSTRRTDERNEIHVRSTDVDRTLMSAECQMAALYKPTGRQVFLENLDWQPVPIHTVPVAENKLLRGYTVDCPCYKELREEGENDAD, encoded by the exons CGCCTTTCTGTTCAGGTGTTTCGACACGGCGATCGATCTCCGGTCGGAACCTTCCCCAATGACTCGCACCAGGTCGGCGATTGGCCGCAAGGCTGGGGACAACTAACGCAG GAACGGAGACATTTCTTCTCAACTCGTCGTACGGACGAACGAAACGAG ATCCACGTGCGTAGCACGGATGTGGATAGGACATTGATGAGTGCAGAGTGTCAGATGGCGGCTCTGTATAAACCAACTGGACGTCAG gtCTTTTTGGAAAATTTGGATTGGCAACCGGTTCCAATTCACACGGTTCCTGTGGCAGAAAACAAG CTATTGCGTGGCTATACGGTTGACTGTCCTTGTTACAAAGAGCTTCGAGAAGAAGGCGAGAATGATGCAGACTAG